A genomic region of Oryza glaberrima chromosome 1, OglaRS2, whole genome shotgun sequence contains the following coding sequences:
- the LOC127778287 gene encoding E3 ubiquitin-protein ligase PRT6 — translation MAGMDGGGGPSDAPPELSTQELIEQKLILFGVPQEQLQEHQEGLLIYLEEHKELIPEIAKLVLSVGADLLEARKASNKDGDSSNSEACDEILSWLQWLMFNNEPHAMLDDLERSTAGERAVCGSVWGQNDLAYRCRTCEHDPTCAICVPCFQNGNHKDHDYSIMYTGGGCCDCGDTTAWKREGFCSRHKGAEQIKPLPEELASSVGPVLDVLLQFWKERICLVEGPPHAEGDGGNSCKRVAEELTTCVANMLLEFCSCSESLLSFVAQRIRECPDLLDALTKAERLLDKKAVKKLHELLLKLISEPAFKYEFAKVFIHYYPVTFGEVIKGCNDSLLEEYPLMPTFSVQIFTVPTLTPRLVREVNLLGVLLGCLTDLFLSCIGEDGHLQTNKWTNLYDATVRLLEDTRYVLSHEEVSKYVAYERPDLTRSWIKLLSLVQGMDPQKRVTSIHGEDENENLSAPFVLGHYLGVCHGSLVKGAFAPPEQHESTDVTICSTATKSIESSENQRLAKVGRVSQNSSVCNLGSKDSSSVGGLPPPAAWLILQCLKAIEGWLAPGIALRGKLSFLDASSSDPHNFMALLEEPLTSNKGKPNINIAEVNAKINEEPRPGDIADIPESFSSSVQDPDNLMLIDQIGLPHPSNMAGKRKMHESSNAADTQLHPENAISYTMTDGSLLYAHPDSRIEELGIINTVGWPHVVFDVSSQETSFHIPLHRMLSFLLRKAMGKCFGEDVKPGHCSVVQTNEFFSQVLRGCEPYGFASIVMEHPLRLRVFCAQVRAGMWRKNGDAAILSAEWYRSVQWLEQGLESDLFLLQCCAALSSPELFVKTIQERFGLSNYTSLDLAEQNEYESVLMQEMLTFLIQLVKERRFCGLSTSDNLKRELIYKLAVVDSTHSQIVKSLPRALSSSDQLQNVLDSLAVYSNPSGMKQGKYVLRKTFWKELDLYHPRWNSRELQIAEERYYRFCKVSALNAQLPQWTHVFRPLHNISKIATSKAVLQIVRAVLFYAVYSDPLSVSRAPDNVLVTGLHLLWLALDICESESKRYANQYGMDIVQHDDESWVVLSSYAEEAFPILTYSTELVPPVSGKVKNESMLTLLVSLMHKYKEENDISFSGSKYCNIPSLIESLLKKFANLSKECFSAIRQMAPHIVPSMPQDTSCKQNPGSSDSMDKKAKARQRQAAIMAKMKAEQSKFAESMKSSGSEGQDVPMSEPDVSCSTGVVSEESLPVCSLCRDSDSKSPLCYLILLQRSRLATFVEMGHPSWENPTKSNKISGSIRREESADPSGASSFSSEEFIADTAVEPSFDSDAMEVDAFLDFSNEQHPLIRYISSLPGVYSNSNAGDTTSLETIEDDVCKTILDHMFGPNNVETKDDEQTVNTSNLSIGSKKNRSPRSSVLGTYVNCLSTKHLHPSKSSGSVTRNRFGPVDCDGIHISSCGHAVHQECHDRYLFSLKQRYVRRLGFETGHIVDPDLGELLCPVCRRFANSILPASPDFSSKSLRKTMPSVQIPSEAPPASSWMTTSNLQFPHALWLLETAGKIVGQSKFLKALSGKVNDTTEPALDPSLRRLCMLYYRRSHNSFSASERLNPSLFLWDTLRYSVVSTEIASRGRIASYSESKSCIESLRHELNSSNGFILSLLFRVAHSARNLNRLEVLLRFEGLQLLASSICSGTSGDKDLLNATKRKGIMPPMGDPTSEGGVFPDIQFWKQCADPVLAQDPFSSLLSTLFCLPVQFLMSTEFFIPFVHLFYVVCVVQALITCYGEETFDRSSFSNCLLNDVCQTMTTIDIAREYFVSKHIDPSCHPKDMVRRLTYPYLRRCALLWELLRSSSSAPLYDSSNIWEGSSHLYLSNSAADSLAVELNGIRELEDLFQIQSLDPILQDESVHMLALKWSQHFCEDYKTRKYRGVHFSTPAVPFRLMELPPVYQVLLERYVKMQCPDCGSVPDEPALCLLCGKLCSPSWKPCCRTGKCLNHASQCGAGVGIFLLVRKTTILLQRSIRLAFWPSPYLDAFGEEDHDMHRGKPLYLSQERYAALTYLVASHSLDRTSEVLRQTTISIYGSD, via the exons ATGGCTGGGATGGATGGCGGCGGGGGCCCCTCCGACGCGCCGCCGGAGTTGTCCACGCAGGAGCTCATCGAGCAG AAACTGATTCTCTTTGGAGTTCCACAAGAACAGCTTCAGGAACACCAAGAAGGCTTACTCATTTACTTGGAGGAACACAAGGAGCTGATTCCTGAAATCGCCAAGCTCGTCTTGTCAGTTGGTGCTGATTTATTGGAGGCCCGGAAAGCATCGAATAAGGATGGTGACAGCAGCAACAGTGAAGCATGTGACGAGATTTTGTCTTGGTTACAGTGGTTAATGTTCAACAATGAGCCACACGCGATGCTTGATGACTTGGAACGTAGCACTGCAGGGGAGCGTGCTGTCTGTGGATCTGTTTGGGGACAGAATGATCTTGCTTATCGCTGCCGGACCTGTGAGCATGATCCCACATGTGCAATCTGTGTACCATGTTTCCAGAACGGCAATCACAAGGACCATGATTACTCCATCATGTATACTGGTGGTGGATGTTGTGACTGTGGGGATACAACTGCCTGGAAGCGTGAAGGGTTTTGCTCAAGGCACAAGGGGGCCGAGCAGATTAAACCACTTCCAGAGGAGCTTGCAAGTTCTGTAGGGCCTGTGCTGGATGTGCTCTTGCAGTTTTGGAAGGAGAGAATATGCCTGGTTGAAGGTCCGCCACACGCAGAGGGTGATGGTGGTAACTCGTGCAAGAGGGTCGCTGAAGAATTGACAACTTGTGTTGCTAATATGCTGCTTGAATTCTGCAGCTGCAGTGAAAGTCTTCTTAGTTTTGTCGCCCAAAGAATCCGTGAATGTCCAGACCTATTAGATGCATTGACGAAGGCAGAAAGGTTGCTGGACAAGAAGGCTGTTAAAAAATTGCATGAGTTGCTTTTGAAACTTATCAGTGAACCAGCTTTTAAGTATGAGTTTGCCAAAGTTTTTATACACTACTATCCTGTTACATTTGGGGAAGTTATTAAAGGGTGCAACGATTCTCTGTTGGAGGAGTATCCTCTGATGCCTACCTTTTCTGTGCAAATATTCACCGTGCCTACGTTGACTCCTAGGCTTGTGCGTGAGGTGAATTTGTTGGGAGTTCTTCTTGGATGCCTGACAGATCTATTTCTTTCTTGCATTGGTGAGGATGGCCATTTACAG ACAAACAAATGGACAAACTTATATGATGCTACTGTCAGACTATTGGAAGATACACGTTATGTCCTTAGTCATGAGGAAGTTTCTAAATATGTTGCTTATGAGAGGCCTGATTTAACAAGGTCATGGATTAAGCTCCTGTCACTTGTACAAGGGATGGATCCTCAGAAGAGAGTGACAAGTATTCATGGTGAAGATGAGAATGAGAACCTATCTGCACCCTTTGTGCTGGGACACTATCTTGGAGTTTGTCATGGTTCTTTGGTGAAAGGAGCATTTGCTCCTCCCGAGCAACATGAGTCAACTGATGTTACTATTTGCTCCACTGCAACAAAAAGCATAGAAAGTTCTGAGAATCAGCGGCTTGCAAAAGTGGGAAGGGTCTCCCAAAATAGCTCAGTGTGCAATTTAGGCAGCAAAGACAGTTCTTCAGTCGGTGGATTGCCACCGCCTGCTGCCTGGTTAATTCTTCAGTGCCTGAAAGCTATTGAAGGTTGGCTGGCACCAGGTATAGCTCTGAGGGGCAAGTTATCTTTCCTTGATGCGAGCAGTAGTGATCCTCACAATTTTATGGCTTTGCTTGAGGAGCCTTTGACTTCTAACAAAGGCAAACCAAATATAAATATTGCTGAAGTGAATGCCAAGATAAATGAAGAACCCCGACCAGGTGATATTGCAGATATTCCTGAGTCATTTAGTTCCTCTGTTCAAGATCCGGACAATCTGATGCTAATTGATCAAATAGGGTTGCCTCATCCTAGTAACATGGCAGGCAAAAGAAAGATGCACGAAAGTAGCAATGCAGCAGATACACAATTGCACCCTGAGAATGCCATTTCTTATACTATGACTGACGGCAGCCTTTTGTATGCCCACCCTGATTCTAGAATTGAGGAACTAGGTATAATCAACACAGTAGGCTGGCCTCATGTTGTTTTCGATGTCAGCTCACAAGAAACATCATTTCATATCCCTTTGCATCGTATGCTTTCTTTCCTATTGCGGAAGGCAATGGGGAAATGTTTTGGAGAGGATGTCAAACCTGGGCATTGTTCAGTTGTCCAGACCAATGAGTTTTTTTCTCAGGTACTTAGAGGCTGTGAACCCTATGGGTTTGCGTCAATTGTGATGGAGCATCCATTACGACTAAGAGTATTTTGCGCACAAGTGCGTGCTGGAATGTGGCGTAAGAATGGTGATGCAGCTATACTGAGTGCTGAGTGGTACCGCTCTGTGCAATG GCTTGAACAGGGTTTGGAGTCTGATCTGTTTCTTCTTCAATGCTGTGCTGCACTATCTTCTCCTGAGCTTTTTGTTAAGACCATTCAGGAGAGATTTGGACTGTCAAATTATACGTCTTTGGATCTTGCGGAACAGAATGA GTATGAATCAGTTCTTATGCAAGAAATGCTAACTTTTCTCATACAATTAGTCAAAGAACGTAGATTTTGTGGGCTTTCCACATCAGACAATTTGAAAAGAGAATTGATTTATAAGTTAGCTGTTGTGGATTCCACACACAGCCAGATTGTGAAGTCTCTTCCCCGTGCCCTTTCGTCAAGTGACCAGCTTCAGAATGTTCTGGATTCACTTGCAGTTTATTCTAATCCATCTGGCATGAAGCAG GGTAAGTATGTACTTCGCAAAACATTCTGGAAGGAGCTGGACTTGTATCATCCCCGCTGGAATTCCAGGGAACTACAAATTGCCGAGGAGAGATATTACCGTTTTTGCAAAGTATCTGCTCTCAATGCTCAGCTACCTCAATGGACACATGTTTTTAGGCCCCTGCATAATATTTCTAAAATTGCAACATCGAAAGCTGTCCTTCAAATTGTTCGCGCTGTTCTGTTCTATGCTGTTTACAGTGATCCATTATCTGTATCACGTGCCCCTGACAACGTCCTTGTGACTGGTTTGCACTTGCTTTGGTTGGCACTTGATATATGTGAATCGGAGAGCAAAAGGTATGCCAACCAATATGGTATGGATATAGTGCAGCATGATGATGAATCATGGGTTGTCCTGTCATCTTATGCAGAAGAGGCTTTTCCCATATTGACCTATTCTACTGAACTAGTACCTCCAGTTTCTGGCAAAGTGAAGAATGAGAGCATGCTTACCTTGCTGGTTTCATTAATGCACAAATACAAGGAAGAGAATGATATCTCCTTTTCTGGATCCAAGTACTGCAATATTCCATCACTAATTGAGAGCTTGTTAAAGAAATTTGCCAACTTAAGTAAGGAATGCTTTTCTGCAATAAGACAAATGGCGCCGCATATAGTCCCGTCCATGCCACAGGATACCAGTTGCAAACAAAATCCAGGATCTTCAGATTCTATGGACAAGAAGGCAAAGGCGCGCCAACGCCAAGCTGCAATCATG GCAAAAATGAAAGCAGAACAGTCGAAGTTTGCTGAAAGTATGAAGTCATCAGGAAGTGAGGGGCAGGATGTTCCAATGTCTGAGCCAGATGTGTCCTGTTCAACTGGTGTAGTCTCAGAGGAGTCGCTGCCAGTTTGCTCCCTGTGCAGGGATTCAGATTCTAAAAGTCCATTGTGCTATCTGATTCTTCTTCAG AGATCTCGACTTGCAACCTTTGTTGAGATGGGTCATCCCTCCTGGGAAAATCCAACTAAATCAAACAAGATATCTGGGTCCATCAGAAGGGAAGAATCAGCTGATCCCTCGGGTGCTTCTTCTTTTAGTTCGGAGGAATTCATTGCTGATACAGCAGTAGAGCCTTCATTTGATTCAGATGCTATGGAAGTTGATGCGTTCCTTGATTTCTCAAATGAGCAACATCCACTCATTCGATATATATCATCTTTGCCTGGTGTGTACTCTAACAGCAATGCTGGTGATACCACCTCTCTTGAGACAATTGAGGATGATGTCTGTAAGACTATTTTAGATCATATGTTTGGGCCCAACAATGTAGAAACTAAAGATGATGAACAAACAGTGAATACTTCGAACCTGTCAATTGGCTCCAAGAAAAACAGAAGCCCCAGAAGTTCTGTGCTGGGAACATATGTTAATTGTCTTTCAACAAAACACCTTCATCCGTCCAAATCTTCTGGTTCAGTTACAAGGAACAGATTTGGTCCTGTTGATTGTGATGGCATCCACATATCCTCTTGTGGACATGCTGTACACCAGGAATGCCATGATCGATATTTATTCTCCTTGAAACAAAG ATATGTCAGGAGACTTGGTTTTGAAACTGGTCATATTGTTGATCCGGATCTG GGAGAGTTGCTGTGTCCAGTCTGTCGCAGATTTGCAAATTCTATTCTTCCAGCATCACCTGATTTCTCTAGTAAATCTTTGAGGAAGACGATGCCATCTGTTCAGATACCGTCTGAAGCTCCTCCTGCGTCATCATGGATGACGACAAGTAACTTACAGTTCCCTCATGCACTCTGGCTTCTTGAAACTGCTGGAAAAATTGTTGGACAAAGCAAGTTTTTAAAAGCTTTAAGTGGGAAGGTCAATGATACTACAGAGCCAGCTCTAGATCCTTCCCTACGAAGATTGTGTATGCTTTACTACCGTCGTAGCCACAACAGTTTTTCAGCATCTGAAAGGCTAAACCCATCCCTATTTCTCTGGGATACACTAAGATACTCTGTGGTATCTACAGAAATTGCTTCTCGTGGTAGAATTGCAAGCTATTCTGAATCGAAGTCATGCATAGAATCTTTACGCCATGAACTGAATTCATCAAATGGATTTATACTGTCTCTGTTATTTCGTGTTGCTCACTCTGCGAGAAATTTGAATCGCCTTGAGGTTCTTTTGAGATTCGAAGGTCTACAACTGTTAGCGAGCTCTATTTGCTCTGGCACTTCTGGTGATAAAGATCTTCTGAATGCCACTAAGCGGAAAG GCATTATGCCACCGATGGGTGACCCCACTAGTGAGGGTGGAGTCTTCCCTGATATCCAATTTTGGAAACAATGTGCGGATCCAGTCCTTGCTCAAGATCCTTTTTCATCATTGTTGTCAACTCTTTTCTGTTTACCTGTTCAGTTTCTAATGTCCACTGAATTCTTCATCCCTTTCGTCCACCTATTCTATGTTGTTTGTGTTGTTCAG GCGTTGATAACATGCTATGGAGAAGAAACATTTGACAGATCAAGTTTCAGCAACTGCCTCCTTAATGATGTTTGCCAGACTATGACAACAATTGATATTGCTAGAGAATATTTTGTATCCAAACACATTGATCCTTCTTGTCACCCAAAAGATATGGTCCGGAGATTGACTTATCCGTATCTTCGGAGGTGTGCGTTACTATGGGAGCTTCTAAGATCGTCTTCCTCAGCACCTTTGTATGACAGTTCTAATATCTGGGAAGGATCATCACATCTTTACTTGAGTAATAGCGCGGCAGACTCACTGGCAGTGGAGCTGAATGGGATAAGGGAATTGGAAGACCTGTTTCAGATTCAGTCACTGGATCCAATTCTCCAAGATGAATCTGTACATATGCTTGCGTTAAAATGGTCACAACATTTCTGCGAGGATTACAAAACCCGTAAATATAGAGGCGTTCATTTCTCTACCCCAGCAGTGCCATTTAGGCTGATGGAGTTGCCTCCTGTCTATCAAGTTCTCCTGGAAAG ATATGTCAAGATGCAATGCCCTGATTGCGGTTCAGTGCCTGATGAACCAGCATTATGTTTACTTTGTGGCAAGCTATGTTCGCCTAGTTGGAAACCATGCTGCAG GACTGGAAAGTGCCTTAATCATGCGTCTCAATGTGGTGCTGGCGTTGGCATATTTCTTTTGGTTAGG AAAACAACAATACTGTTGCAGCGATCTATTCGTCTCGCCTTTTGGCCATCTCCCTACCTTGACGCCTTCGGTGAGGAG GATCATGACATGCACAGAGGAAAGCCTTTGTATCTAAGCCAAGAAAGATACGCAGCCCTCACATATCTG GTGGCATCTCACAGCCTTGACAGGACTTCTGAAGTACTTAGGCAGACAACCATCAGCATTTATGGATCTGATTGA